The Nitrospirota bacterium nucleotide sequence CAACCCTTAGATTACCTTCTATTTTTATATTCTTAGAAAAAGATTTTATCTCTTTTATAGTCTTCTCCACTTCGATGTCTGTAAAATCAAACCTGTTTTTTAACTTGGAGGACAGTTCGAAGATTATCTTCTCGCACAAGAAAAGCTCAACCGCTTTCGCTTTAGCAAGCAATAAACATTTATATGGCAATCCTTTCCATAAAAGTCCTGATATGAAGATATTGGTATCATAAACTACCTTAATCAATTCGCCTCGTGTAAGACCTTGTCTATCAATTTTTCTTTGTCTTCTTCCGATAAAAGGGTTAGGTCTATCCCCTTACTCTTACAAAACGCTATAAACCTTCTTCTTCCGATATCGGAAATTTCTTTAAGGCCTGGCATATCCTCAATTATCAGCTTTTTAAGCAATACCTGCTTCTTTTTTTTTGGTAACTGCTCTACCAGTGAAATTATTTCCCTATCTTTTATCTTTATATTTAGTTGTGGCACCTTAAGACCTCCTTAATGATAGGATTTTTTTATTATATCACGAAAATAGCGGGGTAGGAGGGATATTTATAGGCCGAGTTTAATGGTAAGAGGTACTACGGTCTCGCCGCCACTGCCGTCTTTCACTGATACTGTTATATTGTTCTCTCCGATTTCTTCTGGCCTGACCTTCCATGTAATAATACCGCTCTGGTCTATTGTCATGCCCTGCGGCCCCTCTTTAATAGAGTAGGTAAGGGCATCTCCATCCGGATCAGTGGCTTTTATCTTTGCTGTGCAAATATCGCCCTCAATTTTAGTGTCAACATCTGGAGAGACCTTTGGCGGCGAGTTGGCAATAACGCTGGATAAAGTCATTGCCTGCCCCTGATGCTGCCCGTCAAAGGAGGCTACTCTCACTGATACCTTATCTCCCCTTTTAAATTCAGCCTTCAGCGTATCAGATGTTTCTCCGAGCATAGCCTCTCCATTTATAAACCACTCATAAGTAAGAGTTACAGGGTCGCCGTCCCTGTCTTCGGTAATGGCTTCAACTCTTAATTCAGCGCCTTTCTTTGGATTCTGTGGTAAAAGCTTGGCTGATTTGATTTCAGGGTAGATATTGGCAATGATTATAGGGTCAGAGATGTATTCAGTGCCTTTAATTGATACCTTTACCTCAACTGTGTCATTCTTTTTAAGCTCAGGATATTTGAAGGAAGCCTCTCTGGCGTCCTCTATTTCCCTACCATTCACAATCCACTGATACCTGAGGTCAGAAGGGCTTACACCCTTTACTTTCACAGAAATGGTATCATTTTTTGTTGCGCCTACGGGGAGTAGTTCAATTTTGTAAAGGGATGTCTTTTGAGGCCCTGCCTGTGGAGCCTTTTCCTCTTTTGCTTTCGAGCAGGAAAGGAGAAGGAACACAGGCAAGATACGGGCAAAGAGCCTCAGCGCCCTTTGCCCT carries:
- a CDS encoding Ig-like domain-containing protein: GQRALRLFARILPVFLLLSCSKAKEEKAPQAGPQKTSLYKIELLPVGATKNDTISVKVKGVSPSDLRYQWIVNGREIEDAREASFKYPELKKNDTVEVKVSIKGTEYISDPIIIANIYPEIKSAKLLPQNPKKGAELRVEAITEDRDGDPVTLTYEWFINGEAMLGETSDTLKAEFKRGDKVSVRVASFDGQHQGQAMTLSSVIANSPPKVSPDVDTKIEGDICTAKIKATDPDGDALTYSIKEGPQGMTIDQSGIITWKVRPEEIGENNITVSVKDGSGGETVVPLTIKLGL
- a CDS encoding putative toxin-antitoxin system toxin component, PIN family; the encoded protein is MIKVVYDTNIFISGLLWKGLPYKCLLLAKAKAVELFLCEKIIFELSSKLKNRFDFTDIEVEKTIKEIKSFSKNIKIEGNLRVVKEDSDDDKFIECACNANADCIVSGDRHLLNLKSYNGIEILNARDFLIKIRGT